From Triticum aestivum cultivar Chinese Spring chromosome 7B, IWGSC CS RefSeq v2.1, whole genome shotgun sequence:
CTGCGGGCACGCCTTCCACCTGAACTGCATCGACACATGGCTGCTGTCCAACTCGACGTGCCCGCTCTGCCGCGGGGTGCTCTTCGCCCCAGGGCTGACAGCCGAGAATAACCCGATGTTCGATTTCGATGAGGGATTAGAGGAAGGGCGGCTGTCAGAGTGCTGCGAGGATGGTTTCGGATTGCCCACGCAGAAGTCCTCGGAGGGGTTGCAGACGCCGGTGGCCGAGAAAAGAGTGTTCCCGGTGAGGCTTGGGAAGTTCAAGAATGTCGGCACCCAGGGTGCTGTCGAGGGTGGATATGGTGATTCTGCTGTGCTGaggagggaggaaggggagagtagcagcagcagTTTGGATGCAAGGAAATGCTTCTCTATGGGCACCTACCAGTATGTCCTTGGGACTTCTGAGCTTCAGGTGGCtctccagccgggccgaacaagaaATGGTGCGATGAGATCAAGACCTCCGGGTATAAGTTCTGTGAATGCCGACATTATGGAGGGAAAGAAAATTTGCGCACGGAACAAAGGGGAGAGCTTCTCCATGTCCAAGATTTGGCAGTGGTCTAATCTCAAGGGCAAGTTACCTGCCGGCTCAGATGATTGTTCAGAAGCGGGGAgccttccatggatgaagagaggTGGCACCGGAGATAAATTGAACATGTGATGTGACTCTGTACTGTGATACTAGCTAATATTTCTCTTCTTAGTGCCACTCCATTAATTTCTTACCTATAATTATTCTAGTCTAATTTTCATATTGAAGTTTTCATTGGAATTGGTTAATCTCATGGGGAGACAAGTTTTTTGTAGTCATGCCACCTTACTGTATTGCGCCAATTTGTGATAGCTTAGGGATCATGTGATTTCTGATGCATGCtgctttgcttgtgttcttgtatCGGTTTGAAGCTATCTTCATATGCCTGAAACTTTCCTCCAAGAATGCTCAAAGTAAAGTGAGTATTGACTTCTTAATTCCAATCTTCCCATTCTTCTATAGCAGTAGATGTAAAGATAGATATTACTTAAGTTTTGCTTCAGTACTAATTAGATCTTCTGAAACAGTTCATGAATTGTAGAACATTGTATTGTTTTTTCCGAACCATGTAGGAGAAAGAACATTGTAATTTTAGAATTTAAACTATATGTTGTCGCATAGAAGGGTACTGTGTGGAATCTTCTTTGTATAGGGATAATTCTTAGGGCTAATGAAACCAACAACTCAAAGATGGTGCTATCTTAACGGTGGTTACTGGTTAGCATTAAGTAGCTCTTTGATCTAGGTTCTTGTTTCAGTTTGTTGGATGGTGCAAATGTCTTGAGATCGCACCTAATTGCGATGCATAGACGAGACACTTATGGATGCTGATTTAAGGGAAGGACACTCACTGGGGCTGCTACCGAAACAACTGAGGTAGGAGTAGGCTGGTACTCACTGGATAAGTTAGGAAGACGAGTAGATTGTTTCTGGGTTCTGGGTTTGAATTTTCATGCATTTCCCTTCACAAATACCTTTATGATTCACTAGTCTTCATATGGCTGAGCAAACCCATATAATATTACAAGCAACTGTACTGAGTAAAATAAACTGTTAACGCATATGGCTGAGCAAACCCATATAATATTACAAGCAACTGTACTGAGTAAAATAAACTGTTAACGCATAACTCGAAGGAATTGATTTCTTATTAAAGAAAGTCACTTGTAACTTTCAGAAATTGCACATGGCTGTAATTTACAAGAGCCCACTGCGCATATGTTTGAATTCTCGTATCTAACTAATTCTTCTCCTGATGAGCTACATCTACTTATGATTTGGCACATTTCCTTTTATGATAGTTGTAGTCAGCCAAGTTTCAGATATTGCACACTATATTTCCAGATGAGCTACACCTACTATTTTTAGGCCATAGGCAGTTCAGTGAAATTGCTGATGTACATTTATGTTCCTGACTGTCTTGTTTTATGTCCCTGACTGTCCTGAGTTAAGTATACTTAACTAACAAGCAGAAGAACAGCTTGTTTTAGATTTGTAAATTGAGGTCCATGGTGGATTGCTTCCTAAAATCTGAACTCATGCCAATGGGTAGTAGGTTCCTAGTATTTCCCCATCTGCACATCTGATGCGCAGTGATGGACATCTACAGCCATATGAAGTTCTCATGATTGAGAATGTAATCTTTTATCAGAGGCTTTACTTATTTAAGTTCCAGCTGAGCATATTTCTTTTGCCTTTAGTTCACCAGTCATCTGCTGCCTTTCTCAAAGTCTTCTCCTTTGATGAACACTTTGTTGGGGGGTTTACATTCCCCTTTCAAGAATCCCTTTACTCTCACAAAAGAAAAGATAGTTTTCTTTATCATGATAAAAAGCAAAAAAGGTTGGAACAAGCGAAAGCAACGCATCATCCTTTGCTTCATTCCTGGGTTGCCAGAAACCTTTAGTGATCAGAGTACAGATATTCCTTATGCCAGCTTAGTAAGCGACATTTAATTTACCTTCCAGACATTCAATTTTCCTAGATTTAAATATATCTGACAGATGCCACCTGTGTGTATTTCTTGCTTGTTAACTGTGATGTCACTGAATCTCACACCCCTTAATTTATTCTTTCCTTGTTCGTGGATTTGTGAGAAGTAACATTTCCGAACCCATAATTTCATCACATTTACTGTTGCCACATCGGACACTTTAATCTCTTTGTTGCTCTAACTAAGTACTCCCTGGGAGTAACTAATAATTTTCTGAGATTGAATCATCTGATTGCCCTATTATCTGTCAAATGTAAGCTACACCAAATTCTTGGTATCCAACTGACAAGTTGGTAAATAGGTCTAAACACCTTTTTGCTTCGGTGCTCCGTCTTTGTTTAAGGTCAACCTGTTGGTGCTTAATGGCATTCTCTGTGCTCAATGTCACCATTTCTGCAAGAATTCATATGTAACTGAAGCTGTCATCTTATTGCTTGTTGCACCTTGTGGTTGGTAGTGGCTGGCCGAATATTATCCGACTGAAGAGTTGACATCACACGTATCCTGATAAGCGATTTGCCCTTGCAAAGGTGCCTCGTCAGGTGGAGTTCAGCGTCATATCATGCGGGTATTAAGTGCCAAAATGAATTTCCCCTGTGTGCTCTTTCATCATTTTTAACCGGAAAGCGATAAGAAGTGCCAGCCTCTCAAGCATccactatttttttttctttttgaaggcAATGCATCCACTAGATCAAGCAGGTAGCATTTGCAATCTACTACTCCAGCAGGCTGCATTCAGATCTGGCCTGTGAGTCCATGCATTGCCAATTCACACCTGGTATTTCAGCAATTAATTAACACCGGTCCAGAGCATTAGTATTGTTAATAACCAGATCTGTAGTGCTCCAGAGTGGTTTGTTCTTCTGACATCTGAAGCAGGTCTGCATTGAGATTGGTTCTTCAGACCTCTACTCCCAGATTCAGGACAAAGCCCCAGAGAATCTTTTTGTGTGAAGGAGTGCCCAAGTCTCAGGACTCGCAGGCTCGAGGTCCCCTAGCGGGAAGGTCAGATTGGACGGGGCTGGTCTGCACAAAACACTGTTCGCTACGTGAAGTTCCCAATGGTGGTCCGTTGTTTCTGGATTCATATGCAGCGTGAAGGTCAGCTTCATGCGTGTTAGAAACGGACGAGAGGAAAGGTTTGAGTTTCGCCATGATTGAACGATTGTGTCATGCGTGTTCTGGTGTTTTCTGCTGAATTCAGGGTAGTAGTTTCGCCTACTTTTTTTTTTCCACCGTAGGCACATCATAGCTTGTGCAGTGAGTTCACATGGCCATAGGAGGGGGAATGCTTCATTTTCTCCGTGCCAAGAGTTGGTCTGAGTTCTAGATCCATAGCCATCGGCAAAGATGTTGGGGTCCAACTGTGTCCAGAACACAGAGAAGTTGATAGGCACGCTCTCGAGAGGACGACGAGTGTGTGGATTGGATCCCGAAGAGAGGATAGACCTCGTGAGGCTCGCCATGGGCTCACAGCAGTTCTACAACGACGGGCTGATGGCTGCTGACCTTGTTGTCAGGCGGGAGTGGGACGGGTCGGTCACCGTCAAGAGAGTACAGGAGTTCCAAGTAGCATGCGTTGTCTGGATCGCCGGGCGTTTTCTTGCTCCGTCCACAAAGCATGATGATCATGGGTGCTTCGACGACGAGGCTCAACCCAAGCAGCCCCATTTCCTTCCTCTCCTTCTCGTCCGCGCTGCCACGGTGACCCCTGACAGCGCACCAATCCGCTCCGACCTCGTCGTTCGCCGACCGCCATGGTCCATGCCGCCCACGATTACCTACTACAAAATGCTGACACCGAAGCGCTGGGCGAAGATCCTGGGGGAGATGTGCGCCGTCTAGGCACGTCGCGCCGCTCACATTGCCGCCGGTCTGCCTCCAAACTCttcagaggaggaggagagggagcgggAGTGGGTGCCGGAGGAGATGGAACAGGGGAGGCGTCGAATGAGAAGATGGAAGAGATGGAGGCGCCAGAGGAAGAAGGGGAGGCGGAGGTGACGAGCATGGCGGATTTGGCATGGAGGACACGTTGGCGCAGTTCAAGCTCGCCCAAGCGATGGAGACGGTGAAGCAGCAGGCCATTCTCGAGTCCATTGATGAGTCCCTTTAGTTATCCACGGGTAGCAAAAAGATTCCCTTTGTCTTTCCACAAGTTGTAACCCAGAAGGGCTTGTACCAAGTTTTTGCACGAGAATTAAATTTTAGTTTTTAGACCGGATCGTTAACATCTTAGAACTAAAACACTTGTAAATAAAGACAAGCATGGATATGAGGACTTGTTTCTTACAATCATATATTACGATCAGGATCATCATGATCTTAATTTATGCTCCAAAAGACACCCATTAAGATGTGCTTACAACGAGTCGAAGTGAAGGATGTGTCCAAATTACGTCTTGGCCGGTTCGCGGCCTGTATCAAGTCAGTTGTCCAATCACACACCCTCACCGTCGCGCGGGGTTACCTCGGTTATTAAGATTATAATTTAGACAAACACATTGGGTGTTTAATGACTAAACCTCATGCATCCCCTTAGGTTAACTTTCCGCTATCGCAACCTCCTTGTATGTCACTGGTGTTCTAAATAGCATTGCACATCCTCCTTGCTCCTAACCCCCTCCTTGATCAAACTTCGTGATCCTGGGTGCCCGTAGGGTCGAATAACAAGAAAGAGACAAGAGACAACTACGATGCAATTCTCACACGTATACATGACGTTAATTCAAGTCTTTCCATCAGCCCCTCATGCAAATACATCGGGTTGCAAGGCTAGCCCTCAACCCATTGACTTATCAAATTACTCACACATGACGATTGGATTGCAAGAAAAAATCATTGGAGAAGACATAAAGATGAATGTTTTATTCacaatatgtcttacaatggttGGCGGATGCGATAAACACTTAAAAGTATGTCTAACTTGGAGGTGAATTGCTgctgtgatgacgatggtggtggcTATGGAGATGAGATGGTAAATGGCGGCGGTTAGGTTTGGAGAATGGCTTCTGGTTCATGAATGGTGGT
This genomic window contains:
- the LOC123157468 gene encoding RING-H2 finger protein ATL46, encoding MAEAVSSSPGSSAAAAAAAYPYRVARRLHGAFVARDELPYSYPAAVAAPPPPAPLPQAQQGSSGGGGGKISPAVLFIIVILAVVFFISGLLHLLVRLLMKKQHRRRGGSAAAAAQGAGEADAALQRQLQQLFHLHDSGLDQAFIDALPVFSYREIVVGGGGGDKEPFDCAVCLCEFDAEDRLRLLPLCGHAFHLNCIDTWLLSNSTCPLCRGVLFAPGLTAENNPMFDFDEGLEEGRLSECCEDGFGLPTQKSSEGLQTPVAEKRVFPVRLGKFKNVGTQGAVEGGYGDSAVLRREEGESSSSSLDARKCFSMGTYQYVLGTSELQVALQPGRTRNGAMRSRPPGISSVNADIMEGKKICARNKGESFSMSKIWQWSNLKGKLPAGSDDCSEAGSLPWMKRGGTGDKLNM